Within the Desulfatiglans anilini DSM 4660 genome, the region CGGCAAGCTTCGATGCCGGACAGATCCGGTCCACGGTCGAGCGGACCTACAACTGCCCGGTCGCTGGGGTCATCATGCACTCGGATGAGATGATGACCCTCGCCAGTCAGGGGATCTTCATCGTCCGCTATCCAGGGCACCCCATCGTCGCCGAGTTCAACCGCATGGTGGACGCCCTTTCAGGTTGACACTATGGCTTCCGTCCGTCCGCGCCCGCCCCGCTGGAGTTTGAAGATCGCCGCTGTCTGCGTGGCGATGGGGTGCGTTTACGGGATCGCGAACTTCCTGTCCGGAAAATACTATCTGCCGGGCTGCAGTTTTGCGGAGCTGCGGCCGCAGGTCGCTCTGCCCATGTTCATCGGGGTCCTGTACGGCCCGCTCGCCGGCTTCGCCACGGGGGCGTCGGGCGACATGCTCGGCTACGCCTTCGCGGGCAAGGGCCCGCTCTTCGCCCTGCACTGGAGCTTCGCCAACGGCCTGATGGGGCTCATCCCCGGACTGGCCGGCCGGTTCGGCGCGAGGCCGGTCGATTCCATCCTGTCCTTCGTCAAGCTGCTGCTCCTCCTCCTGCTGGCTTCGGCCCTGCCCTTCGCCCTGTCCACGGGGGTCGAGGTCGGACTCGGGCGCGTCGCGTTCCATAACGCGCTCTTCAGCCTCTTCCTGCCGATCTTCATCACCGACACCCTCTGGGCCTTCATGCTGGTGCCGCCCCTGATGCAGCTCTTCGGCCTCCTGATCGCCCGCGTCGAGATACGCACGATCCAGGCCGTTTACTACCTCCTGATCGTCACGGTCATGGCGACCTGGCTGAGCAGCATCTTCATCACCATGCGCGAGCGGATCGCGGTCGAGGAGCTTTACGGCCTCGGGGCGGTCACGCTGGTCGTGCTGATCACGGGGCTGGCGGTCTGCGCCGTCCTGTCCAAGAAGATCACGGCCCCCATGCTGGGCCTGACCCGCGTCGCCCGGCGGGTCGCCGACGGGGACTACACCCATGTCGAGGAGCTGAAAAGCATCTCGAGCCGGCAGGACGAACTGGGGACCATGGCCCAGGTCTTCACGGACATGCTGCAGGCCGTCGAAAAGCGCGAGAAGGATCTGCGCAACGAGGTGACCACCCTGAAGATCCAGATCGATCGGGGCAAGCAGTGCGCCGATCTCGAGAAGATCACCGGATCGGACTACTTCAAGATGCTCAAGGCGAAGGCCGGGAACCTGCGGCAGAAGGCCGGAGCGGCGGAGCGATGAGAGGAGAAGGACCTCTTGGCTGACGAGAAAGACACGCGGCGGATCGATTCGATTCTGAGCAACCTCATGCACACGCCCCGCTTCGGCAAGGCGACGGCGGGGCGCGATCTCCGGCGCGGCCCCCGGGGGACGTCCTTCGGGGTGCCGCTGATCGAGCAGGACGACGGCGGATTCCTGATCGACATGAGCGCCGTGAGGGTCTTCTCGGGGCTCCCGGGCTTCGTCAGCCTCCTGGCCAGGCAGGTCCTCGAACAGTCCCGGAATTCCTCGGTGGACGTCCTCGTCCAGGTCATCGTCGATCCGGGGACCACGGCCGAGCTGGCCGCCCTCGGCGTCACCCATGTCGTCGTCTACGCCCGCCGCCCCGTCGCGGGGTATCTCCTCCAGGACCAGGAGGGGTTCGTCCGGGATCTGCGGCTCGTCTTCGACGCCGTGCAGCTCCCGCAGTGGGGCGGATTGCTCTTTCCGCGCGCCTTCCAAAAAAAGGAGGAAGCCGAGGCCGCCGTCCTCTTCCCCTTTCATGTCTCGAAGGAAGCCGGCCAAAGGCATTTCATGCTGGTGGAGCACGACCGGGAGGGCCGTTTTCTGCGCATCACCGTCGAGGACGGCGCCCAGTCGCGCCTGTTCCTGAAGCGGATCCCCCACCGGGTGGTCACGGACATCGGCCGAAGGCACTACAGCCTGGACATCGCCGCGATGGCCGAACAGATCTTTGTGGGGATCCACCACGAGTGCCAGAACCAGCAGCACGAGTACATCGAGATCCCCGGCCGCCAGGCCGCCCTGTTCGAGCTGCTGATCGCCTCCGGACTCGCGGCCGTCCGGGACGCGGCC harbors:
- a CDS encoding HAMP domain-containing protein, whose product is MASVRPRPPRWSLKIAAVCVAMGCVYGIANFLSGKYYLPGCSFAELRPQVALPMFIGVLYGPLAGFATGASGDMLGYAFAGKGPLFALHWSFANGLMGLIPGLAGRFGARPVDSILSFVKLLLLLLLASALPFALSTGVEVGLGRVAFHNALFSLFLPIFITDTLWAFMLVPPLMQLFGLLIARVEIRTIQAVYYLLIVTVMATWLSSIFITMRERIAVEELYGLGAVTLVVLITGLAVCAVLSKKITAPMLGLTRVARRVADGDYTHVEELKSISSRQDELGTMAQVFTDMLQAVEKREKDLRNEVTTLKIQIDRGKQCADLEKITGSDYFKMLKAKAGNLRQKAGAAER